From the genome of Candidatus Thermoplasmatota archaeon, one region includes:
- a CDS encoding cation:proton antiporter translates to MDDNTIVAFLAIGAVVFIGFFGNLIFKRYKVPDVLLLVFVGILLGPTILGGRLHLLTTETLDEFNNYRDLFLSVALVMILFDGGLTLDIRAVFESMRLSLFMAVVTFLLTAMAVAAVIYIAIGGSIYIALSLGAIVGGTSGAIVIPIACRLRIKPSTRSILVVESALTDVLVILAAITLLTIVRVGEFDAMNLAGDLAFDFLGGALIGFGVGVLWLYALQLLQRQPLAYMLTIAVLFLVAGAVELVGSSGAIAALALGLSIGNRGFVKRQISSVYLSGGYDDRIQRFHAEITFFIRTFFFVYMGLLFEFGSIDGLQLTVGIAMLCVIVAVRWITSSATSRIGILPKEDSSALFALMPRGLAAAVLATGAAALLVGAPDLPQDLDLTALFLNTTLIVILGTTIIATVLSFRTEKAIDKRKRLELREAS, encoded by the coding sequence ATGGATGACAACACGATAGTCGCGTTCCTGGCCATCGGCGCGGTTGTGTTCATCGGATTTTTTGGCAACTTGATATTCAAGAGATACAAGGTACCTGACGTGCTCTTGCTTGTCTTTGTCGGAATCCTGCTCGGACCGACCATTCTTGGAGGTAGGCTCCACCTTCTTACGACTGAGACTCTAGATGAATTCAACAATTACAGGGATCTGTTCCTCTCCGTGGCGCTCGTAATGATTCTTTTCGATGGAGGCTTGACCTTGGACATAAGGGCCGTGTTCGAGTCGATGAGGCTATCGCTCTTCATGGCAGTCGTAACGTTTCTGCTTACAGCGATGGCAGTCGCAGCCGTAATCTACATTGCGATTGGCGGGAGCATCTACATTGCCCTGAGCCTGGGAGCGATAGTCGGAGGAACAAGTGGCGCGATAGTGATTCCCATTGCGTGCAGACTGAGGATCAAGCCCTCAACAAGATCCATTCTAGTAGTTGAGTCGGCTCTCACAGATGTCTTGGTCATTCTCGCCGCAATTACCCTGCTCACGATTGTGAGAGTTGGCGAGTTCGACGCAATGAACCTTGCTGGAGATCTTGCATTCGACTTCTTGGGTGGGGCGCTGATAGGCTTCGGAGTTGGAGTGCTCTGGCTATATGCTCTTCAGCTACTTCAAAGGCAACCTCTTGCCTACATGTTGACAATCGCCGTGCTGTTCCTTGTTGCAGGCGCGGTTGAACTAGTCGGTAGCTCGGGCGCGATTGCAGCCTTGGCTCTTGGCCTGTCAATAGGGAACCGCGGTTTCGTGAAAAGACAAATCTCTTCTGTGTACCTTTCAGGTGGCTATGACGACAGGATTCAGCGTTTCCACGCAGAAATTACCTTCTTCATACGGACCTTCTTCTTCGTCTACATGGGTTTGCTTTTCGAATTCGGATCCATAGACGGACTGCAGCTCACTGTCGGTATCGCGATGTTGTGTGTAATCGTGGCAGTTCGGTGGATCACATCTTCTGCCACGAGCAGGATAGGCATTCTTCCTAAGGAGGACTCGTCTGCGTTGTTCGCTCTGATGCCTCGAGGATTGGCAGCTGCAGTACTAGCCACGGGAGCCGCGGCCTTGTTGGTAGGCGCGCCTGATTTGCCGCAGGACCTCGATTTGACGGCATTGTTCCTCAACACCACTCTCATTGTCATTCTTGGCACGACAATCATTGCGACTGTCCTCAGTTTCAGAACTGAGAAGGCGATAGACAAGAGGAAAAGGCTCGAGCTCAGAGAAGCCTCGTGA
- a CDS encoding cation:proton antiporter yields the protein MLEGIWSAIVDNLWLQLSLLLSVAIASSFLFARFRQPKIIGQLVIGIVIGPSVLGVISVGGTETGNLVEQLANLGAILLLFMIGLECDIKEIYTKRSMTIALGGVIVPWVCGFGLAELMLPEPGIGYDKFSQSVFIGAALVATSVAITAGVLREMKVIGSDTAKILLGAAVVDDVLGMVVLGVSEGTATGAGIDLWELFLLVFASVAFVGLGAYIGSKYIAKGIAAVQKRGLERGIEESGFLLALCIAFVYSVVSEAIGISAIIGAFVAGTSFARCEFRSSYKRQLSVLEMVFAPIFFVSLGVLVDLGEISGTAWLFAALLTVVAFLSKIAGCSIPARLLGLSKRDSISIGIGMSPRLEVAMIIGLYGLTIGIISKEIYSVIILMGLLTAVFTPFLLRRSMRGTPTSEEACPVEPRQGAEQDAVVERLRG from the coding sequence ATGCTCGAGGGCATCTGGAGCGCAATAGTAGACAATCTGTGGCTGCAGTTGTCACTTCTGCTCTCTGTGGCCATAGCTTCAAGCTTCCTGTTCGCAAGGTTCAGGCAGCCGAAGATCATCGGACAACTAGTGATTGGTATTGTGATTGGACCGAGTGTTTTGGGCGTGATCTCGGTTGGTGGGACAGAAACTGGAAATCTGGTGGAGCAATTGGCGAATCTTGGCGCCATCTTGCTTCTGTTCATGATTGGCCTCGAATGTGATATCAAGGAGATCTATACAAAGCGCTCTATGACCATTGCGCTTGGTGGCGTCATCGTCCCGTGGGTCTGCGGCTTCGGTCTGGCAGAATTGATGCTCCCCGAACCGGGCATCGGTTACGACAAGTTCTCACAATCCGTTTTCATAGGCGCCGCCCTGGTGGCAACGAGCGTGGCAATCACTGCCGGGGTTCTTCGCGAGATGAAAGTCATCGGATCCGATACCGCGAAGATCCTCCTTGGTGCTGCGGTGGTCGACGATGTGCTCGGGATGGTCGTGCTCGGGGTTTCGGAGGGAACCGCAACAGGGGCGGGCATCGACCTCTGGGAACTGTTTCTTCTTGTGTTCGCTTCAGTAGCGTTTGTCGGCTTGGGAGCCTATATCGGCTCCAAGTATATCGCGAAGGGAATTGCTGCTGTCCAGAAGCGAGGCCTGGAGAGAGGTATAGAGGAGAGCGGGTTTCTGTTGGCGTTGTGCATTGCCTTCGTCTACTCTGTCGTATCTGAAGCCATAGGCATTTCCGCAATCATAGGAGCCTTTGTCGCAGGGACTAGTTTTGCACGCTGTGAGTTCAGGTCGAGCTACAAGAGACAGCTCTCAGTCCTGGAGATGGTCTTTGCACCGATATTCTTCGTGTCCCTTGGGGTTCTTGTTGACCTTGGAGAGATATCGGGAACCGCCTGGCTGTTCGCAGCATTGCTGACGGTCGTGGCGTTTCTTTCGAAAATCGCAGGTTGTAGCATTCCTGCACGCCTGCTTGGATTATCAAAACGAGACTCCATCTCGATAGGTATTGGAATGTCGCCAAGATTGGAGGTGGCAATGATCATTGGACTGTACGGCCTGACAATCGGGATTATCTCCAAGGAGATTTATTCCGTGATCATACTGATGGGGCTTCTGACGGCTGTGTTCACGCCGTTTCTGCTCAGGAGGTCAATGAGAGGGACTCCCACATCAGAAGAAGCCTGTCCTGTGGAGCCCCGACAGGGAGCAGAACAAGATGCTGTAGTCGAACGACTGCGCGGATAG
- a CDS encoding CBS domain-containing protein, with amino-acid sequence MKDAAKDTARWIIMSDRRLVTFRCYAHNQYLGASEIARDTGRSIQNVGTALKELDERRVVSQLEPGRRTWKKFGLTSFGKSVLNLVERELSVGMFERMADELSFRFVRDAYRLVVTNPIVVTKGMRLHEVVDRVLADPRTRSAYVVDDKRRLIGMIGLTEMLAAIQGSLSLFEKGRQQPRSKRIPLPFSVEEYMTKPVTVTEDDRLLAALEKMKKHGLEDLPVIDEHNTLVGELNGFEILLLGSEVMKRQRRG; translated from the coding sequence ATGAAGGACGCTGCAAAGGACACTGCAAGATGGATAATCATGTCAGATCGAAGGCTTGTCACTTTCAGATGTTACGCCCACAACCAGTACCTCGGCGCCTCCGAAATCGCACGTGACACAGGTCGCTCGATTCAGAACGTCGGCACCGCATTGAAGGAACTGGATGAGAGGAGAGTCGTTTCTCAATTGGAACCTGGGCGGAGGACATGGAAGAAGTTCGGCTTAACCTCATTTGGAAAGAGTGTGCTCAATCTGGTGGAGAGGGAGTTGAGCGTTGGTATGTTTGAACGGATGGCCGACGAACTCTCATTTAGATTCGTGAGGGATGCATACAGGCTTGTCGTGACCAACCCCATCGTGGTCACGAAGGGCATGCGCCTGCACGAGGTCGTCGACAGAGTGTTGGCCGACCCAAGGACAAGGAGTGCGTATGTCGTTGACGACAAGAGAAGGCTCATCGGAATGATAGGACTCACAGAAATGCTGGCTGCAATCCAGGGTTCACTATCGCTTTTCGAGAAAGGGCGGCAGCAGCCGCGGTCCAAGCGAATCCCCCTCCCTTTCTCGGTCGAGGAATACATGACGAAGCCTGTGACAGTCACCGAGGACGACAGGCTGCTGGCGGCGTTGGAGAAGATGAAGAAGCACGGCCTTGAAGACCTGCCTGTCATTGATGAGCATAACACGCTCGTCGGGGAGCTCAACGGCTTTGAGATCCTTCTCCTCGGAAGCGAAGTAATGAAACGTCAGAGGCGTGGCTGA
- a CDS encoding NAD/NADP octopine/nopaline dehydrogenase family protein — MPYKKRKRERKPTFAVLGAGHGGLAMAGHLALLGFRTRLWNRSRERTDHVSDRGGIELEGVIEGFGQVELATDDIGAAIDGADVIMVVVPATGHRDIAKLCAPHLSRNQVVVLNPGRTFGALEFLKVLNEEEASATPTLAEAQTFIYVSRHTDFAHARIMQIKNSVPLAAIPAHKTPEVLDIVRKALPEFVAATNVLETSLDNIGAIFHPTLTILNASRIESTHGDFEYYLEGVSPSTARIVEAADMERVALGTALGVHLHTAREWLYLAYASAGRTLHDAIQATPGYKGVRAPSTLTHRYILEDVPMSLVPMVSVGKLLGVKTPTLNALIHMASLIHARDFWAEGRTVQKLGLAGMSVEDIRMLAVRGVSK, encoded by the coding sequence ATGCCGTACAAGAAAAGAAAGAGAGAGAGGAAGCCAACTTTCGCAGTCCTAGGAGCGGGTCACGGAGGCTTGGCGATGGCAGGCCATCTAGCGCTTCTTGGATTCCGCACGCGGCTCTGGAACCGATCGCGGGAGAGAACAGACCATGTCTCAGACCGCGGAGGAATAGAGCTGGAGGGCGTGATAGAAGGTTTCGGACAGGTGGAGCTGGCCACGGACGACATTGGTGCCGCAATCGATGGAGCGGATGTGATTATGGTGGTGGTCCCTGCAACGGGGCACAGAGACATAGCCAAGCTGTGCGCGCCGCATCTTAGCCGCAACCAAGTCGTAGTCCTGAATCCAGGAAGGACTTTCGGAGCGCTCGAGTTCCTTAAGGTGCTCAACGAAGAGGAAGCCTCAGCCACTCCCACATTGGCGGAGGCCCAGACTTTCATCTATGTGTCTCGCCACACGGATTTCGCGCACGCGCGGATAATGCAGATCAAGAACTCCGTCCCTCTGGCGGCAATCCCCGCGCACAAGACGCCGGAAGTTCTGGACATCGTCCGAAAGGCCCTTCCCGAATTCGTAGCAGCAACAAACGTCCTAGAGACGAGCCTCGACAACATAGGAGCTATCTTCCATCCGACCCTCACGATCCTCAATGCATCCAGAATAGAATCCACTCACGGCGACTTCGAGTACTATCTTGAGGGTGTCTCCCCTTCGACGGCGAGAATCGTCGAAGCCGCGGACATGGAGCGCGTGGCATTGGGGACAGCTCTTGGCGTGCACCTCCACACAGCTAGGGAATGGCTCTATCTGGCCTATGCTTCTGCTGGTAGGACGCTTCATGATGCTATCCAGGCCACCCCAGGCTACAAGGGGGTCAGAGCTCCATCGACGCTGACCCACAGGTACATCCTCGAGGATGTCCCGATGAGCCTCGTGCCGATGGTCTCAGTTGGCAAGTTGCTCGGGGTGAAGACCCCCACGCTCAACGCACTCATTCATATGGCTTCTCTGATTCACGCTCGCGATTTCTGGGCCGAGGGCAGGACTGTCCAGAAGCTAGGTCTTGCCGGGATGTCAGTTGAGGATATCCGAATGCTTGCCGTCAGAGGAGTATCAAAATGA
- a CDS encoding cobalamin B12-binding domain-containing protein — translation MKMRILAASIGNCVHTAGIQAFLEIARTLGHDTVFLGPAVPVDRLAEAIVEHKPDAVAVSYRLTPESAKVIFDELQSEITRSPDIKKNRKFFFGGTPPVAALAVKTGMFDTCFDGSEPEKAVVALLQGTPLVKSASEYASDLVTRVQSSQPLPLVRHHFGLPSMKDTIEGARKIAESGLLDILSIAPDQSAQESFFRPREMDSRLDGAGGVPLRSPADLQALYEATRTGSYPLLRCYSGTRDLIRWAEMLKDTINTAWGAVPLTWYSELDGRSKRTLRDAIAENQQAMKWYAEHGIPVEVNESHQWALRRSGDVVELATAYLAAHNAKALGVRDYVCQFMFDTPKGISPAMDIAKMLAKLELVESIKNGEFRVIRMVRSGLTSFSSSANVAKGQLAASVYAAMPLNPHIVHVVGYSEGDHVSTAEEVIESCEIAQGAIMKALLGGVRPETDPKVMVRKASLIEETRYLLDAIKRLKRTNSHDPLTSPETIAEAIREGLLDASDLRGSGVARGKIVTSIVDGASVAIGSNTGKPITEKERIQELAVCEHDLDLAEI, via the coding sequence ATCAAAATGAGAATCCTGGCAGCTTCCATAGGCAATTGCGTCCACACCGCTGGCATTCAGGCCTTCCTGGAAATAGCCCGCACTCTCGGACACGATACTGTATTCCTCGGTCCAGCGGTCCCCGTAGATAGGCTTGCTGAAGCCATTGTCGAGCACAAGCCCGATGCCGTGGCCGTGAGTTACAGGCTGACCCCCGAAAGCGCAAAGGTGATTTTCGACGAGCTGCAATCTGAGATCACCAGGAGCCCGGACATAAAGAAAAACAGGAAGTTCTTCTTCGGTGGGACGCCTCCAGTAGCGGCCCTCGCCGTCAAGACAGGCATGTTCGATACATGCTTCGACGGCAGCGAACCGGAGAAAGCCGTTGTGGCACTTCTCCAAGGGACCCCCCTGGTAAAGAGTGCATCCGAGTACGCCTCGGACCTTGTTACTAGGGTTCAGAGCTCTCAACCGCTGCCCCTTGTTCGACATCATTTCGGGCTTCCATCGATGAAGGACACGATTGAAGGCGCCAGGAAGATCGCTGAGAGCGGCCTGTTGGATATCCTCTCGATAGCACCGGATCAGAGCGCACAAGAATCCTTCTTCAGGCCTCGGGAGATGGACTCGCGCCTCGATGGTGCCGGAGGCGTCCCTCTGAGAAGCCCCGCCGACCTCCAAGCGCTATACGAGGCGACAAGAACAGGCAGCTACCCCCTGCTCAGGTGCTACAGTGGCACAAGAGATCTCATCAGATGGGCCGAGATGCTGAAGGACACCATCAACACAGCATGGGGTGCGGTCCCTCTCACCTGGTACAGCGAGCTCGACGGCCGCTCCAAAAGGACTCTGAGGGATGCGATTGCAGAGAACCAGCAGGCCATGAAATGGTATGCTGAGCACGGGATTCCCGTGGAGGTCAACGAATCCCATCAATGGGCCCTGAGGCGTTCAGGCGACGTCGTGGAACTCGCGACAGCATACCTCGCGGCGCACAACGCGAAAGCTCTCGGCGTCAGAGACTACGTTTGTCAGTTCATGTTCGACACTCCAAAAGGCATCTCGCCCGCAATGGACATCGCGAAGATGCTCGCCAAGCTCGAGCTCGTAGAGTCCATCAAGAACGGCGAGTTCAGGGTAATCAGGATGGTCAGATCTGGTCTGACCTCGTTCTCCTCGTCGGCCAATGTCGCGAAGGGGCAGCTGGCGGCTTCCGTATACGCCGCCATGCCCCTGAACCCTCACATCGTCCACGTTGTGGGCTACAGTGAGGGGGATCATGTGTCCACGGCAGAAGAGGTGATCGAAAGCTGCGAGATCGCCCAGGGAGCAATCATGAAGGCTCTTCTCGGTGGGGTGAGACCGGAGACCGATCCAAAGGTCATGGTCAGAAAGGCAAGCCTCATCGAAGAGACTCGGTACCTGCTTGATGCGATCAAACGCCTGAAGAGAACCAACTCACATGATCCGCTCACATCCCCGGAGACGATAGCCGAGGCGATCAGGGAAGGATTACTCGATGCATCGGATCTTCGCGGGAGCGGAGTGGCCCGGGGAAAGATAGTGACATCCATCGTCGATGGAGCCTCCGTGGCGATCGGTTCCAACACTGGAAAGCCAATCACGGAGAAGGAGCGCATCCAGGAACTTGCAGTATGCGAACACGACCTTGATCTCGCCGAGATTTGA